From the Chryseobacterium sp. G0201 genome, the window TTGTGGCGGTAACTAGAGATAATTCTGTGGAATGGCACCAAGTAATGATGGCTGTTCGCGGCTTAATCGCTGACTATTTACAAAACGGTGGTGAAATCTCAACGATAGAAGCTCAAACTCACGAAAATCCTGTAGAAAAGATTATCAACAGAGATTATACAGACGACGAGCAGAAAATATCTGATATATTAAATGAATACGTTGCTCCTGCAGTAGAAAATGACGGTGGGAAAATCTCTTTGATGGAATACGTTCAATCTACAAAAACAGCAAGAATGCTTTTACAGGGAGCTTGCTCAGGATGCCCAAGTTCTACGGCTACTTTGAAAAACGGAATTGAAGGTATTTTAAAACAATTTGTACCAGATTTGGTAGAAAGAGTAGAAGCTGTAAACGGATAATTATTAATATGAGAATATTTTTTCTTTTAGTTTGCTTCAGTCTCAGTATCCTTTCGTGCAAGAAAGAAACAGAATCACATTCTGATATTAATATTGGATTTCATGAAGATCTTGTGAAATCTAATTTAGCCAAAGACAGCCTTCAGAAAATGGATATTGTTTTTGATAAGCTTAATAAAAAGAATACAACTTTTCTGGATTACTATGTCAACTATTATTACAAGCTTGACAAAGAAACTCAAGACGAAATCAAAAAATCTAAAGGAGAAAATTTCTTAAGTGACCATCCTGAAGAATACTTCGCGCTGTTCACAAAAATAATCACTGAAAAAGGTGACAAATACCTTAATTCTTTCGGAATTACAAAAGATGAGGAAATGCTTGCCAGAGAAGTGTATATTTTTCACTTAAAGAAAAACTATGGTCCAACTGTTGATGGACAACTGGAAAATCTAAATAAATAATGAAAGGAATTCTATTAGTAAATCTTGGTTCGCCAAGATCAACGGCGGTAAGTGATGTAAAGGAATATCTTGACGAATTCCTTATGGACGAAAAAGTAATTGATTATCGCTGGATCTTTCGTGCGCTTTTAGTTCGTGGAATTATTTTAAATACAAGACCTGCAAAATCTGCGGAAGCTTATAAAACGGTCTGGACAGAACAGGGTTCGCCCTTGATCGTGATCACTCAAAAAATCCAGAAGAAACTTCAAAAACTGGTAGATGTTCCTGTGGAAATCGGGATGAGATATGCTCAGCCAAGTATTGAAGCTGGAATTCAAAAATTAGTTGATCAAGGCGTTACCGAGATCGTACTTTTCCCATTGTATCCGCAATATGCGATGAGCACAACGGAAACGGTGATCGATAAGGCAGAAGAAGTAAGAAAAAAAAGCTTCCCGAATGTAAAGATCAATTATATACAACCTTTTTATAATAGAGAGATCTACACCGATTGTCTGGCAGAAAGTATCAAAGAAAAACTTCCTGAAAACTTCGATGCCTTACAGTTCTCTTATCACGGAGTTCCGGAAAGACATATTTACAAAACCGATCCTACGAAAACATGTAATTTAAACGATTGCTGTTCGCGTGAAAATAATCCGAGTCATCAGTTTTGCTACCGTCATCAATGTTTTGACGTTACCAATTCTGTTATTAAAAAATTAGGACTACCCAAAGAAAAAGTGATGGTTACGTTTCAGTCAAGGTTAGGAAAAGACAAATGGATGGAACCGTATACTGATGAAACTCTTGAAAGCATCGGCAAAAAAGGAATAAAAAACCTAGCTATTGTTTGTCCGGCCTTCGTTTCAGATTGTCTGGAAACACTGGAAGAAATTTCAGTTGAAGGAAAAGAACAGTTCTTACATGGTGGTGGAGAAAATTTCCATTACATCCCGTGTCTGAACGATGAAGACCGCTGGATTGAAGTCGTAAAAACACTTTGTGAAGAAAAACTCAATGAATTCTATTTAGTTTAAAATATAGTAACCTTCGGAAACGGAGGTTATTTTTTTGTGTAAATATAAGTTGACATTATCACAGGCTCAGAATCTTTCAATCACAATAATTTCTCCCTGTCTCATTGTGAGAAAACTCCAACCTATTTTAATTCTCTTCGTCACATAATGAGAATTGTTAAACCAAAATAGTTTCTGCCCATTCTGGTGATGAGACGGCTTCAACTTATATTTTGGGCTAAAATCTGACTTATATACCTTTATTTAATAGATGCTTCGACTCCGCTCAGCATGACATCGCTACAAATTACCGTAAAATAAGACGGTTAGTATTAGACGTGTCATGCTGAGCGGAGTCGAAGCATCTCTTTTTATTAAATCTTTTATGAGATTACCCACTTTCGGTTAGCAATGACGGATGTTGAAAGTACGACTACCACCCTAGCCCGGATTGCAGCGACATCCTTTTTGGTTGCGGGCGGAGCGAAGCGGAGCCCGTAACCAAAAAGATATAGCGGAAAGCTGGAAAAAGCTTCAAATAAAAACAAAAAAATAATATTTCTAAGAGCACCCCTATATTTTAATTGTTAGGTTTAAAATAATTGTTAAATTTTAAATTACACCCCTATTATTTTTAAACAAAACTCTAAATTTTAAATATTTTTCTTAACTTTACCCCATCAAAAGAATAGCATTAACCATAAAAATTAAAAATGATGAATGCAACTGCCGAAATTTTAAAACATAAGATCGAAAGCTTCACTCCTGAATTGCTTGAAACTTTGGCAAGAATGGTAGAAAAGTTAGAAATGCAGAATAGATTTTCCGTTCCTCAGTTTCAAATGGATGAAGTTTTATATAGAATTCAGTTTCATAACGAGAATCCGAAGACAAAACTTGATTTTTATGAAAATATTTCTGAGCTGGAAAAGAATATTGCGTGATGAAAGTATTTTTGTCCTCCATTGCAAAGAATGACATAAGACTTCTTATGAGAGTTTTTAATGCAGAAAAAGAACATAAAGGAGCCTATTTTCTGGAAGATCTGAAAGAATCGATCCAACAAATTGTGGAAAATTCTGAAGATCCGGAAACAGAACTCCAAAAAATGACGATGCAGAACTTCCCCGTTCACATTCATTACATTTTTGAAAATGAAGAAAGCTTGTTTATTACGGCAATTTTTAAGGAAATTAATAGCTAAAAATGATTAAATAAAATATTAGCACAATTTCAGGACTATTTTATATGTAGAACCTTATAGGAGTTGACACCTATAAGGTTTTTTTACATTAATTATTTTCTCACAGGAGTTCTGAACTCACCATACCCCATCAAACCATCATAGCTTCTACCAAAAGGTGCATAATATAAAAATGCCTGATACAGGTTTTCCGTCTGCCAGAAATTACCGTTCACTTCACCGAAATTCAATGAACCATCTGGATTTTTTGTTGCCAGAATGTAGTTGTAGAAACCTTGTTTCAGGAATATTTTAGCAACATATTTTTTTCCGGCTTCATCATACTGCATCTGATTTTCTTTGCTTGGCTGAAAATTATTAAAACCTCCCAACACATAAATCTCTTTATCCACAGGATCGGAATCCAAAGAGAAATACACCCAAGAATAATCTGCCTCTCTTTCTGCATTTCTTTCAATTCCGATGTCATTTCTTCTGTAATACCAAGCTCCGTTAACGTCCGGCTGATATTGATAATTCAGAGGAAAAGCCCAAACCGGATGAAGATAGGTTTGATTTACTCCATCCTTCTGCTCAGTGGCGCGAACCATATCTGCCGGCATATTCATATTTTTATTATCAAAATAATAAAATTCATTATTTCCCGGGAAAACCAAGTTCATTTGCTGGAAAAGTAATTTATTTCCTAAAGTTGCGCTTGGTTTTAAATTATTAATTGCAACATTCGGATTGTTATTCTGCATCACATTCAAGCTCATTGAATTGACATTAGAAGATAGATCTCCGCCTTTTGAAACTGCCTGTACTTCTACCCTTTGGTTCGCATTCGGATTTCTTGCATCTGAAATTCTTGAAATATTTAAAGCTAAGGTAGCATTATCTTCAACCACGTAAAATCTTCTTTTAAAAAGTGGCTTGTCTGCAGAATCTTTATAAACAATCAACTCAAAATTTCCTGAAACTTTGGGCTGCATTTTGTCATTAGGAAACGTCAGCGTATAGTGTGTATAAGCCTGTAATGTATTGAATGAATACTGAAATTTATCCAGCATACCATTTAAACTTCCATTGGCAAATTCTGTAAAGAATAGATTGTCATCCTGCCAGTTTCTGTCATAATGCTTGATGGTATATCTAAAAATATCGCTTGAATTTGTAAGGTCATCAAAACTTAAAATCAAGGTCTGATTAAGGTTGATCACCGGAGTTTCATCATTCGTCTGTGGATTGAATAATTGTATACTTTGAATGTTTTGTCCAAAAACCAAACCACTCAAAGAAAGTAAAAGTATGCGCAAAGTTTTCATTATGACGAAGATAACGAAAAAATGGGATTTTACTTACACTTATTAAGATTTTGAAACGACAAAATATACAAAAGCTTTGTAGGTAAACACTTTCTTTGTCATTCCGTAGGAATCTAAACATAGTTTTTATAATTCAACAGTCGAGATTCCTGCGGAATGACAAACTTCATGGAAAGTTGTCTAATTATTAAGATAAATAAAACTTTTGTGGTTAAATTTGTCCTAATAAAAAACATTCAGCATATGCTTCAGATTCAAGGTTTCGTATTCAATTTTGCGAGCGAAAATACTTATATAGTTTACAATGAAAACAAAAATGCCTGGTTGATCGATCCGGGAAATATGAACGAACAGGAAACAAAAGCGATCGACAGCTTCATTAAAGAAAACGATTTAAAAATCCAGAAAATATTGTTGACTCATGCCCATATCGATCATGTTTTAGGCTTGCAATGGGCTTTTGATACATTTAAAGTTCCTGTAACGATGCATCAGGATGATCAAGAAGTATTGGATATGCTCCAAGCAAGCGGAATGAGATTCGGTTTTCAAATTGATCCTGTAAAAGTTGAAGTAGAATACGTAAATGAAGGCGATGAATTGGAACTAGACGGAGAAAAATTTAAAATTTATCATGTTCCGGGACATTCTCCGGGAAGCGTAGTTTATCATAACGAAAATCAGAAATTCATGATCTCTGGTGATGTTCTTTTTGAACAAAGTATTGGGAGAACCGATCTTTACAAAGGAAACTACGAGCAATTAATTGATGGAATTAAAACTAAGCTTTTTATTCTTGATGATGAAACACAAGTTTTCTCTGGTCATGGAAATCCTACGTCGATTGGATTTGAGAAGGAACATAATCCGTTTTTGAAGTAAAAAAGAAACAAAATATCCCAAAAGATGCGCTTCTTTAAAAAAACTAAATTTTTAGCATTAAGTGATGCAATTCAAAATCCAAAGGATTGCAAAAAACTAAGTCTAATATTTATAGAATACAATCTAAAGGATAAAGGTGCTATTTTTTCACATTTCATCAACTTAAGAACCTTAGAAATTCAGGCTGATCCTTCTATTTATAATTTGGATGATTTTGAACTTCCCGAAGAAATTGCCAGCTTAAAAAAATTAAAAAAGATTTCACTTCTAAATCTTCCATTCAAAACCTTTCCTGAATGGCTTACTCAAATAAAATCATTAAAATATTTAATGGTTAGAGGAAATGATATAGATTCAATTCCGGACTCAATATGTCAATTAGAAAATTTAAAAACGCTACGTATTGAAAATTGCAAGTTGAATAAATTACCTTCAACATTAAATCAAATGCAAAACTTAAGAAGTTTAGGACTTTGTAGTACAGAATTAACAGATCTCAACCCTGATCTATTTCCCAAGAATTTAAAAGAAATAAGTTTATCTGGTTCAAGAAAATTCGATGATGATGATTTGGAAAGTTTGAAAAAAGCAATGAGAAGAACTAAGATATAATTTGTCAAAATTAAGAAACCGTCAGAAAAATCTGACGGTTTCTTAATTTGATATGAAAAAAACTAATTGTTTAGAAGTCAAAGGCAACTGACGCTCTTACAGCAGCACCCATAATTGGTCTAGCCATAATTGTCGTACTACCCGCTTGTTGTACAGATTGTGATCTTGGATCTCCTTCTGTAATTCCGATGGTATTGAAAACGTTTGTTGCGTCAACTGCAAAACGTATTTTTCCTAACTGATAAGACATTCCGGCACCAACTTCACCAAATGCAGGCAAAGTATCCTGATTGGTTTGATCCTGAAAACGCTTACCATAATAATTGTAGCTTACATACGTTCTCCATTCTTTTGTAATATTTATGGCTGGCGAAATATTAAAATATAATTTCGGAATTCTTCTTACTACATTCCCTTCCAAAACACTTCCCGCTTCCAAACCATCATATTTAGGATTTTGAATCGTTCCGTTAAAAGTAAGCTCTACAACATTATTAAACAATCGTGCATATCCTTCCAGCTCAACCCCAAAGTTTTTCGTATTGGCGAAGGTATTTTCTGAAGTTCCATTAGAGAAAACATCTGTAAACGAAAGGTTTTTAAGTGTAGAATAAAAAGGAATTACAGCAATATCAAATGTTCTTGAATAATATTTATATCCAACTTCCAATTGATTGGTTGATACAGATTTCAAAGGCTGATCCGGTGTC encodes:
- the hemH gene encoding ferrochelatase, which codes for MKGILLVNLGSPRSTAVSDVKEYLDEFLMDEKVIDYRWIFRALLVRGIILNTRPAKSAEAYKTVWTEQGSPLIVITQKIQKKLQKLVDVPVEIGMRYAQPSIEAGIQKLVDQGVTEIVLFPLYPQYAMSTTETVIDKAEEVRKKSFPNVKINYIQPFYNREIYTDCLAESIKEKLPENFDALQFSYHGVPERHIYKTDPTKTCNLNDCCSRENNPSHQFCYRHQCFDVTNSVIKKLGLPKEKVMVTFQSRLGKDKWMEPYTDETLESIGKKGIKNLAIVCPAFVSDCLETLEEISVEGKEQFLHGGGENFHYIPCLNDEDRWIEVVKTLCEEKLNEFYLV
- a CDS encoding type IX secretion system plug protein domain-containing protein, whose product is MKTLRILLLSLSGLVFGQNIQSIQLFNPQTNDETPVINLNQTLILSFDDLTNSSDIFRYTIKHYDRNWQDDNLFFTEFANGSLNGMLDKFQYSFNTLQAYTHYTLTFPNDKMQPKVSGNFELIVYKDSADKPLFKRRFYVVEDNATLALNISRISDARNPNANQRVEVQAVSKGGDLSSNVNSMSLNVMQNNNPNVAINNLKPSATLGNKLLFQQMNLVFPGNNEFYYFDNKNMNMPADMVRATEQKDGVNQTYLHPVWAFPLNYQYQPDVNGAWYYRRNDIGIERNAEREADYSWVYFSLDSDPVDKEIYVLGGFNNFQPSKENQMQYDEAGKKYVAKIFLKQGFYNYILATKNPDGSLNFGEVNGNFWQTENLYQAFLYYAPFGRSYDGLMGYGEFRTPVRK
- a CDS encoding MBL fold metallo-hydrolase; protein product: MLQIQGFVFNFASENTYIVYNENKNAWLIDPGNMNEQETKAIDSFIKENDLKIQKILLTHAHIDHVLGLQWAFDTFKVPVTMHQDDQEVLDMLQASGMRFGFQIDPVKVEVEYVNEGDELELDGEKFKIYHVPGHSPGSVVYHNENQKFMISGDVLFEQSIGRTDLYKGNYEQLIDGIKTKLFILDDETQVFSGHGNPTSIGFEKEHNPFLK
- a CDS encoding leucine-rich repeat domain-containing protein produces the protein MRFFKKTKFLALSDAIQNPKDCKKLSLIFIEYNLKDKGAIFSHFINLRTLEIQADPSIYNLDDFELPEEIASLKKLKKISLLNLPFKTFPEWLTQIKSLKYLMVRGNDIDSIPDSICQLENLKTLRIENCKLNKLPSTLNQMQNLRSLGLCSTELTDLNPDLFPKNLKEISLSGSRKFDDDDLESLKKAMRRTKI